In Candidatus Chlorohelix allophototropha, one DNA window encodes the following:
- a CDS encoding methyl-accepting chemotaxis protein: MKKDKPSFNYKKYLDENYLPRQRKRLINTFSILTLIGNVTSQVVVFINNAGSINLGRISGSLGIVLVAILAIILTWYNRVELAGIFYCTFGLLSVTFAVYNGGLSSNAPMLYFVIIVVAGAIISPIAVLIVGVVSSLAYLVVALYLLSQIQNPASTYGTNIALVSAILIIASAVLYIFSFALDRIASSARYQANELKDVNERLLEQRDLEIETSRQINVLSEALAELFRRQNTATEEQVLLVNEVASTSNELDAAARRIANNALSVSVIAEKALKSAQTGQEAAQDGVTAIATLRNNVENITYSVRYLNTQIERIGEVTDIIGEVADETNLLSLNATIEAAGAGEYGKRFAAVADEIQRLSRRTTTAVEQIQEVVNEIIQASEKSLQTTEDGLRQAQQGESLVVRLIEANNDIITIVNQTAELATNIASSTYEQRNASGVIVESVQRISLASKELAGFTIEVSEVIHKLEGNATLLISQALPEKKQAKNQEKILFSELFLDDAELEEFEQAGVSF; this comes from the coding sequence ATGAAAAAGGATAAGCCCTCATTTAACTATAAAAAATATCTTGACGAGAATTACCTGCCACGTCAGCGCAAGAGGCTCATTAATACCTTTTCGATACTGACCTTAATCGGGAACGTTACATCGCAGGTGGTAGTCTTCATAAATAATGCTGGCTCTATAAATTTAGGGCGCATTTCTGGCTCATTGGGAATAGTATTAGTCGCTATACTGGCTATTATCCTTACTTGGTACAACCGGGTTGAACTTGCCGGTATTTTTTATTGTACCTTTGGGCTTTTAAGTGTCACCTTTGCGGTTTATAATGGCGGGCTGAGTTCTAATGCACCGATGCTTTATTTTGTCATAATTGTAGTGGCAGGGGCAATTATAAGTCCTATAGCTGTACTTATAGTAGGCGTTGTTTCCAGTCTCGCTTATCTGGTCGTTGCGCTATATTTGCTTAGCCAGATTCAAAATCCAGCATCAACTTATGGTACAAATATTGCTTTAGTAAGCGCTATTCTAATAATTGCATCAGCAGTCTTATACATATTTAGTTTTGCCCTTGACCGCATTGCTTCCAGCGCCCGGTATCAGGCTAACGAATTAAAAGATGTCAACGAACGTTTGCTGGAACAACGTGATCTAGAAATTGAGACCAGCCGCCAGATAAATGTCCTATCCGAAGCGCTTGCCGAACTTTTCAGGCGGCAGAACACAGCTACAGAGGAGCAAGTTTTATTGGTAAATGAAGTCGCCAGCACCTCCAATGAATTGGATGCAGCAGCGCGGCGCATTGCTAATAACGCCCTGAGTGTTTCGGTAATTGCAGAAAAAGCCTTAAAAAGCGCTCAAACAGGGCAAGAGGCAGCGCAGGATGGGGTTACTGCTATCGCTACTTTGCGTAATAACGTGGAAAATATAACCTATAGTGTGCGCTATTTAAATACTCAAATTGAGCGTATTGGCGAGGTTACGGATATTATCGGCGAGGTTGCAGATGAAACCAATCTCTTATCACTCAATGCCACCATTGAAGCGGCAGGTGCTGGTGAGTATGGCAAGCGTTTTGCGGCAGTTGCTGACGAAATACAAAGGTTGAGTCGGCGTACAACCACAGCCGTTGAACAAATTCAGGAAGTGGTCAACGAAATTATCCAAGCCAGTGAAAAATCCCTTCAAACTACAGAAGATGGTTTGCGTCAAGCACAACAGGGCGAATCGTTGGTTGTGCGCTTGATAGAAGCTAACAACGATATTATAACTATCGTAAACCAGACTGCTGAATTGGCAACCAACATAGCCAGCAGCACTTATGAGCAACGAAACGCTAGCGGCGTGATTGTGGAAAGCGTGCAGCGAATCAGTCTGGCTTCAAAGGAACTGGCGGGTTTTACTATTGAGGTTTCGGAAGTCATTCATAAACTGGAAGGAAACGCCACGCTACTAATAAGTCAAGCATTACCTGAAAAAAAGCAAGCTAAGAATCAAGAAAAAATCCTATTTAGTGAGTTATTCCTTGACGACGCAGAGCTTGAAGAATTTGAGCAAGCGGGAGTTAGTTTTTAA
- a CDS encoding B12-binding domain-containing radical SAM protein: MKVLLVQLPVPNNRLNNLPLALGYLKASAESAALPSVQVQILRREAQNLGGDAYLLDAILSEVPDLVGFSLYSWNSSRVLELARRIKEVSPETMLLVGGPEVNHDNPFILTEPSLDFLIFGEGETAFSLLLRHFTEHLPLSQVNGLGYRHNSILHINPASLATADVNLIPSAYLSGALSNHLDNFMFIELSRWCPSKCTFCYYGRQDIPIGGKRYFDIERIRKELEYGMARGVNSVHFVEANFNTLPHLSQIYQTIQETGANRHIRFYAEMRGEAIDEADADLLASCNFGVVEVGLQSAIPEVLAKVRRKNHLPRLVAGVQHLRQRGIEVFLDAILGLPGDTIDSFHRTIDFIEANSLAPYDLFHLQILGGTQLKTEVAEGLHGIEFQAAPPYFVLKTAELSFAQLCELRRETLLRKGDDPDDIQGLPPPNLFALCRVESEFAINPANRPPIEHLELDLSQPMPEISRLLANEVTIRLFSGDIAKATQALAQLSAPNPTTIWHIFFESAQPLADAELLDLKRAIHHKSGYLDRLAVFALGQPNPEMFSSHPSVQCYNLVRWKADLVPLADKTTIWMIEWREDKTVSEWRESLHNTLETNAQGVFIATDSGVSYEKVRRALAEQETDGKVIWWSDPGIASAFAGEETIAAFPTCYRQGQLRQVDKATLERACLRWELSKRRDAR, translated from the coding sequence ATGAAGGTTTTGTTGGTACAACTCCCTGTACCTAACAACCGCCTGAATAATTTGCCGCTTGCACTTGGCTACCTCAAAGCCAGCGCCGAATCTGCCGCTTTACCCAGCGTTCAAGTTCAAATTCTAAGGCGTGAGGCGCAGAACCTAGGCGGTGATGCTTACCTATTAGACGCTATTCTGTCGGAAGTGCCTGATTTAGTGGGTTTTTCGCTCTATTCTTGGAACTCCAGTCGAGTGCTTGAACTGGCGCGCCGTATAAAAGAAGTTTCGCCCGAAACCATGCTACTGGTGGGTGGTCCCGAAGTAAACCACGATAACCCCTTTATCCTAACCGAACCCTCCCTGGATTTTCTCATTTTCGGGGAAGGTGAAACCGCGTTTTCGCTACTACTGCGCCACTTCACCGAGCATTTACCCCTATCGCAAGTCAATGGATTGGGTTATCGGCATAATAGTATTTTGCATATCAACCCCGCCAGCCTCGCGACAGCAGATGTAAACCTGATACCCTCAGCTTATCTGAGTGGCGCTTTAAGCAACCATCTAGATAATTTTATGTTTATCGAACTTAGCCGCTGGTGTCCTAGCAAATGCACTTTTTGTTATTACGGGCGACAGGATATACCGATTGGCGGTAAGCGTTATTTCGATATTGAACGAATCCGTAAAGAGCTTGAATATGGCATGGCACGGGGGGTAAATTCGGTTCATTTCGTGGAGGCAAATTTTAATACGCTGCCCCACCTCAGCCAAATTTACCAGACCATTCAGGAAACGGGCGCAAATCGCCATATCCGCTTCTATGCCGAGATGCGCGGAGAAGCCATTGACGAGGCTGATGCCGATTTGCTGGCAAGTTGCAACTTTGGAGTGGTCGAAGTGGGGTTACAATCCGCCATACCGGAAGTGCTGGCTAAGGTGCGCCGCAAGAACCATTTGCCGCGGTTGGTAGCGGGGGTACAGCATTTACGCCAGCGCGGTATTGAAGTGTTTCTAGATGCAATTTTAGGCTTGCCCGGTGACACTATTGATAGTTTTCACCGTACTATTGATTTTATCGAAGCAAATAGCCTTGCCCCTTACGATTTGTTCCACCTACAAATTCTGGGCGGAACACAGTTAAAAACCGAAGTAGCAGAGGGTTTGCATGGCATCGAATTTCAAGCCGCCCCACCCTATTTTGTGCTAAAAACCGCCGAACTAAGTTTCGCACAACTTTGCGAACTGCGGCGGGAAACTTTATTGCGTAAAGGTGACGACCCTGACGACATACAGGGTTTGCCACCACCCAATCTGTTTGCGTTGTGTCGGGTTGAATCTGAGTTTGCTATTAATCCGGCTAACAGACCGCCTATCGAGCATCTAGAACTAGACTTGAGCCAACCTATGCCGGAAATTTCGCGCTTGCTGGCTAACGAAGTTACAATCCGGTTATTTAGCGGAGATATTGCGAAGGCGACACAAGCTTTAGCTCAACTATCAGCCCCAAATCCCACCACTATCTGGCATATCTTCTTCGAATCGGCACAACCGCTGGCTGACGCAGAATTGCTAGATTTAAAACGCGCAATTCACCATAAGAGCGGTTACCTTGATAGGCTGGCAGTTTTTGCGTTGGGTCAACCCAACCCGGAAATGTTTTCCTCACATCCTTCGGTGCAATGCTATAATTTGGTGCGCTGGAAGGCGGATTTGGTTCCATTAGCCGATAAAACTACAATTTGGATGATAGAATGGCGCGAAGATAAGACTGTATCAGAATGGCGTGAAAGTTTGCACAACACGCTTGAAACCAACGCGCAAGGTGTATTTATAGCAACAGACAGTGGGGTTTCCTATGAGAAAGTCAGAAGGGCGTTGGCTGAACAGGAAACAGATGGGAAAGTTA